A genomic region of Mobula hypostoma chromosome 16, sMobHyp1.1, whole genome shotgun sequence contains the following coding sequences:
- the cremb gene encoding cAMP responsive element modulator b, whose translation MTSKNTKSGKKDDSAAGLTVEAVSTLLDQHREALVVEFKSSFSLLETKLNQIQCKVEDHSQRLPSLELTMDNLSQSISELGNICSSLPENNIKLMAKVTDLEGWSRWQNLRMLGLPESIEGRRPTEFFSSLLCEIFGKETLPSPLEIGRAHRSLAAKPAPGQKLHLVTLRLHRYQIKDLLFREARRRRKLEYHGQQIRVVEDYSPEVLSLRPEYREVMMELYNRELRPSLLYPARLRITLPSSDKKWLHSVDETRIYIDSLPTTSNSS comes from the coding sequence ATGACCTCAAAGAATACTAAATCTGGGAAAAAAGACGATTCGGCTGCAGGCTTGACAGTAGAGGCCGTCTCCACGCTACTAGACCAACACCGTGAGGCATTAGTGGTCGAATttaaatcttctttcagcctgCTGGAAACGAAACTGAACCAAATCCAATGCAAAGTGGAGGACCACAGCCAACGCCTACCCTCTCTCGAGCTCACTATGGACAACCTGAGCCAGAGCATCAGTGAGCTGGGAAACATCTGCTCCAGCTTACCTGAAAACAATATTAAGCTAATGGCTAAAGTCACTGACCTGGAGGGCTGGAGCAGATGGCAGAACCTACGCATGCTGGGCCTGCCGGAATCTATTGAAGGCAGGCGTCCTACTGAATTTTTTTCCAGTCTGCTTTGTGAGATCTTCGGGAAGGAGACGCTCCCATCCCCGCTGGAGATTGGCAGAGCCCATCGTTCACTAGCAGCTAAACCAGCCCCAGGACAGAAACTGCACCTGGTCACTCTTCGCCTGCACCGCTACCAGATTAAAGATCTCCTGTTTAGAGAGGCCCGGCGGAGAAGGAAGCTAGAATACCACGGCCAGCAGATTCGGGTTGTGGAGGACTACTCTCCTGAAGTTTTGAGCCTGCGACCCGAGTACAGAGAAGTAATGATGGAGCTATACAACCGAGAACTCAGGCCTTCCCTACTATACCCTGCACGGCTCCGTATCACACTTCCCAGCAGTGACAAGAAGTGGCTACACTCGGTAGACGAAACACGGATATACATCGACAGCCTCCCCACTACATCGAATTCTTCATAA